A single region of the Caldalkalibacillus thermarum genome encodes:
- the pflB gene encoding formate C-acetyltransferase, with protein sequence MDKWRGFKPGKWMEEVNVRDFIQLNWSPYTGNESFLAGPTERTKQLWEKVQVLLKKEREKGGVLDVDTKTVSTITSHQPGYIDQELEQVVGLQTDAPLKRAIMPFGGIRMVKEACRAYGYELDPGVEKIFTLYRKTHNQGVFDVYTPEMRLARKAGIITGLPDAYGRGRIIGDYRRVPLYGVDFLIKQKQQELALLEAEVMLDETIREREELAEQIKALQELKEMAASYGYDISQPAGNAQEAVQWLYFAYLAAIKEQNGAAMSLGRVSTFLDIYIERDLREGTLTEQEAQELIDHFVMKLRLVKFLRTPEYNELFSGDPTWVTESIGGMAVDGRPLVTKTSFRFLHTLDNLGPAPEPNLTVLWSTRLPEPFKNYCAKMSIKTSAIQYENDDLMRPEFGDDYGIACCVSAMRIGKQMQFFGARANLAKALLYAINGGKDEKLKIQVAPRFEPIRDEILDYEVVRERFDQILDWLAKLYMNTLNVIHYMHDKYCYERIEMALHDREIVRTMACGIAGLSVVADSLSAIKYATVKPIRDENGLAVDFEIEGDYPKYGNDDDRVDFIAKEIVHTFINKLRKHKAYRGAIPTLSVLTITSNVVYGKKTGNTPDGRRAGEPFAPGANPMHGRDTKGALASLNSVAKLPYQDALDGISNTFSIIPKALGREEEDRVHNLKGLLDGYMSQQAHHINVNVLNRETLRDAMEHPEKYPQLTIRVSGYAVNFIKLTREQQLDVLKRTFHEQM encoded by the coding sequence ATGGACAAGTGGAGAGGTTTTAAACCTGGAAAATGGATGGAGGAAGTGAATGTCCGGGATTTTATCCAGCTGAACTGGTCTCCTTACACAGGGAATGAATCATTCCTGGCCGGTCCCACGGAAAGAACAAAGCAACTGTGGGAAAAAGTACAAGTGTTATTAAAAAAAGAGAGAGAAAAGGGCGGGGTGCTGGATGTGGACACGAAAACTGTCTCCACCATCACCTCCCATCAGCCAGGCTATATCGATCAAGAGCTGGAGCAAGTGGTGGGCTTACAAACGGACGCTCCCCTTAAACGGGCCATTATGCCGTTCGGGGGCATCCGCATGGTCAAAGAAGCGTGTCGGGCTTATGGTTATGAGCTGGACCCTGGGGTGGAAAAAATCTTTACCCTGTACCGCAAAACTCATAACCAAGGGGTGTTTGATGTCTATACCCCGGAGATGAGGTTGGCCCGCAAGGCAGGCATTATTACGGGTCTGCCTGACGCGTACGGGCGGGGGCGGATTATTGGTGATTACCGCCGCGTTCCCCTGTACGGCGTCGATTTTCTCATTAAACAAAAGCAGCAGGAACTGGCCCTCCTGGAAGCAGAAGTCATGTTGGACGAAACAATCCGGGAGCGGGAAGAGCTGGCTGAGCAAATTAAAGCGCTCCAGGAGCTGAAAGAGATGGCAGCCAGCTACGGCTATGACATTTCCCAGCCGGCTGGAAATGCACAAGAGGCGGTCCAGTGGTTGTACTTTGCCTATCTGGCTGCCATTAAGGAGCAAAACGGGGCAGCCATGAGCTTGGGGCGTGTCTCCACCTTCCTGGATATTTACATTGAGCGGGATTTGCGGGAAGGCACCTTAACTGAGCAAGAAGCCCAGGAGCTGATCGATCACTTTGTGATGAAACTGCGCTTGGTTAAATTTTTACGCACGCCTGAGTACAACGAACTGTTCAGCGGGGACCCAACTTGGGTAACCGAGTCCATCGGCGGTATGGCTGTTGATGGGCGGCCGCTGGTCACCAAAACGTCGTTCCGGTTCTTGCATACCTTGGACAATCTGGGACCGGCTCCTGAACCCAACCTGACTGTGCTATGGTCGACACGCTTGCCCGAACCTTTTAAGAACTATTGTGCCAAAATGTCCATTAAAACAAGTGCCATCCAGTATGAAAACGACGACCTGATGCGTCCCGAGTTTGGGGATGACTATGGCATTGCCTGCTGCGTGTCGGCCATGCGTATCGGCAAGCAGATGCAATTTTTCGGCGCCAGGGCCAATTTAGCGAAAGCGTTGCTGTATGCCATCAATGGCGGAAAGGATGAAAAGTTAAAGATTCAGGTGGCACCCCGGTTTGAACCAATCAGGGATGAGATCCTTGATTACGAAGTGGTCAGGGAGCGTTTTGACCAGATCTTGGATTGGCTGGCCAAACTGTATATGAACACGTTGAACGTGATTCACTATATGCACGACAAATATTGCTATGAACGGATTGAAATGGCCCTGCATGACAGGGAAATTGTCCGTACCATGGCTTGCGGCATTGCCGGATTGTCCGTCGTCGCAGACTCTTTGAGCGCAATCAAATATGCCACAGTGAAGCCCATCCGGGATGAAAACGGGCTTGCTGTAGATTTCGAGATCGAAGGAGACTATCCCAAATACGGCAACGATGATGACCGGGTGGACTTTATTGCCAAAGAGATCGTCCACACCTTTATAAACAAGCTGCGCAAACACAAAGCGTACAGGGGTGCCATTCCCACCCTGTCTGTGTTGACCATTACTTCCAATGTGGTCTACGGCAAGAAAACGGGTAACACCCCTGATGGACGCCGGGCAGGAGAACCTTTTGCCCCCGGGGCCAATCCCATGCATGGACGGGACACTAAAGGGGCATTGGCTTCCCTCAACTCGGTGGCCAAACTGCCCTATCAGGATGCGTTGGACGGGATTTCCAACACGTTCTCCATCATACCCAAAGCCCTGGGCAGAGAAGAGGAAGACCGCGTCCACAATCTGAAAGGGCTTTTGGACGGTTATATGAGCCAACAGGCACACCACATTAATGTGAATGTGCTCAATCGGGAAACATTGCGGGATGCGATGGAACATCCAGAAAAATATCCTCAACTGACCATCCGCGTCTCTGGATATGCCGTTAACTTTATTAAATTGACCAGGGAACAACAGTTAGATGTGTTGAAGCGGACCTTCCATGAACAGATGTAA
- the pflA gene encoding pyruvate formate-lyase-activating protein — protein MVRGRIHSVETCGTVDGPGIRYVVFMQGCLLRCQYCHNPDTWDLKGGKTVTREELLQDMEGYVPYMTFSGGGVTVSGGEPLLQAEFVAELFKGCKERDIHTALDTSGGCFTGHGVQRQIIDRLLEVTDLVLLDLKHIDEAKHRCLTGRSNAHILDFARYLAEKETPVWIRHVLVPGYTDDELDLVRLGQFIKTLPNVQKIEILPYHQLGVHKWRALGLHYPLADVRPPTDKGIQRAYLILTGKRTTV, from the coding sequence ATGGTAAGAGGACGTATCCATTCCGTTGAAACTTGCGGGACCGTTGATGGTCCTGGCATCCGCTATGTGGTGTTTATGCAAGGGTGCTTGCTGCGCTGCCAATACTGCCACAATCCAGATACTTGGGACTTGAAGGGAGGAAAGACAGTCACGAGAGAGGAATTGCTGCAAGATATGGAAGGGTACGTCCCTTACATGACTTTTTCCGGTGGTGGTGTCACTGTCTCTGGAGGTGAACCGCTGTTGCAAGCCGAATTTGTGGCAGAACTGTTCAAGGGATGTAAGGAGCGGGACATTCATACTGCTTTGGACACCTCAGGGGGTTGTTTCACCGGCCATGGGGTACAGCGCCAGATCATAGATCGTTTGCTGGAGGTCACCGATCTGGTCCTCCTTGACCTGAAGCATATTGATGAGGCCAAGCACCGATGCCTCACCGGACGGTCCAATGCTCACATCTTAGATTTTGCCCGTTACCTTGCGGAAAAGGAAACGCCTGTTTGGATCCGGCATGTGCTTGTGCCAGGTTATACCGATGATGAACTTGATTTAGTCCGTCTTGGTCAATTTATCAAGACATTGCCCAATGTGCAAAAAATAGAGATTCTCCCTTATCATCAGCTCGGTGTTCATAAGTGGCGTGCGTTGGGACTTCATTATCCTTTGGCAGACGTACGCCCGCCAACAGATAAGGGCATTCAGCGGGCCTATTTGATCCTGACTGGGAAAAGGACAACAGTCTAA
- a CDS encoding M23 family metallopeptidase has product MITLQRRRWIAIFTVMILILAGCALSPDSDKQTVKQNERKQQEKQVEHQRGEWLTLDAEHREGQWWISARQLAKVTEGSVEVDEINGTAELDILGVPFFLIKEVSVVERNGVYLPYELEPLFTENDVLLPLAFLENALEAEYELVETEQKVRLSLDHEAVAVFSQHGQTTFNLQELSADDLIDYLSFLSNPIPGAKISTRDSHLPGAPRSYRNGYHEGIDWYGGATGIEIGLDTPVLSVADGVVVRADHDYVEMDLEEREGYLSWSAQLSDTPNYLLDKLRGRSVWVQYDHGVMIRYAHLSAVEEGIEVGKEVKRGDVLGYVGNSGTSFAVKGDEYGGLHLHADLLIYGELFWKYLDDLDEVRYVLEHIFQDEPKLIPDAGDYK; this is encoded by the coding sequence TTGATTACGTTACAGAGACGTAGATGGATCGCCATATTTACAGTCATGATTCTTATTCTGGCCGGGTGTGCGCTTTCTCCTGACTCAGACAAGCAGACAGTTAAGCAGAATGAACGTAAACAGCAGGAAAAACAGGTAGAACATCAAAGAGGCGAATGGTTGACGCTGGACGCTGAACACCGTGAAGGGCAGTGGTGGATATCGGCCCGCCAGCTGGCTAAGGTCACCGAGGGTTCGGTTGAAGTGGATGAGATTAACGGAACAGCGGAGCTGGACATTCTCGGTGTCCCCTTTTTCCTGATCAAAGAAGTGTCTGTTGTGGAGAGAAATGGGGTGTATTTGCCTTATGAATTGGAGCCCCTGTTTACAGAAAATGATGTGCTCCTTCCGCTGGCTTTTCTCGAAAATGCCCTGGAGGCAGAATATGAGCTTGTAGAAACAGAACAAAAGGTGCGGTTATCGCTCGATCATGAGGCCGTTGCTGTTTTCAGTCAGCATGGTCAGACCACCTTTAACCTTCAGGAACTATCGGCCGATGATTTGATCGACTACCTGTCCTTTTTGTCTAATCCTATCCCCGGGGCCAAAATCAGCACGCGGGACTCTCATCTTCCCGGCGCCCCCCGTTCATACCGCAATGGTTACCATGAAGGGATTGACTGGTACGGGGGAGCCACGGGGATTGAGATTGGTTTGGATACGCCTGTCTTGTCAGTGGCCGATGGCGTAGTGGTACGGGCCGACCATGATTATGTGGAAATGGATCTGGAGGAACGGGAAGGCTATTTGTCCTGGTCAGCCCAACTGAGCGACACCCCCAACTATCTATTGGACAAACTAAGAGGACGCTCCGTCTGGGTGCAATATGATCACGGGGTGATGATCCGCTATGCCCATTTGTCCGCCGTTGAGGAGGGGATTGAAGTAGGCAAGGAAGTTAAGCGGGGCGATGTGCTGGGCTATGTGGGTAACTCGGGTACCAGCTTTGCCGTCAAAGGGGATGAATATGGAGGGCTCCATCTGCATGCTGATTTGCTCATTTACGGCGAGTTGTTCTGGAAGTACTTGGATGATTTAGATGAGGTGCGTTATGTTTTAGAACATATTTTTCAAGATGAGCCCAAACTGATACCGGATGCTGGTGATTACAAATAA
- a CDS encoding PH domain-containing protein, translating to MRPEPTQRIDKKALTVWRISGSLMAALYWIAVLIYYVLYSYLSLPPQFSWLLAPWLLWILLLTAAVMSIVHIGIVPAVRWKRWRYEVNEYEIDLKHGVLVVKRTLIPMIRVQHVDTRQGPLLRYFGLSSVTINTAGGLHEIPALQDTVADALRDRISVLAREAKEDV from the coding sequence ATGAGACCGGAACCAACCCAACGGATAGATAAGAAAGCCTTGACCGTATGGCGCATCAGCGGCAGCCTGATGGCCGCCCTGTATTGGATAGCAGTCCTGATCTATTATGTGCTTTATTCCTATCTCAGTCTCCCACCACAGTTTTCCTGGCTCTTAGCACCTTGGTTATTGTGGATATTGCTATTAACAGCCGCTGTGATGAGTATTGTTCATATTGGAATAGTTCCCGCGGTGCGCTGGAAACGTTGGAGATATGAAGTCAACGAATATGAAATCGATCTGAAACATGGCGTGCTGGTAGTCAAGCGGACGCTGATCCCCATGATCAGAGTGCAACATGTGGACACCAGACAAGGTCCCCTTTTGCGCTATTTCGGCCTGTCCAGTGTCACCATCAACACCGCTGGAGGCTTGCATGAAATCCCAGCTTTGCAAGACACGGTGGCCGATGCATTGCGGGACCGGATTTCGGTTTTGGCCCGGGAGGCGAAAGAAGATGTATGA
- the thiM gene encoding hydroxyethylthiazole kinase — protein sequence MLLRKIRAQSPLIHHITNQVVMNFVANGTLAAGGSPVMSHHAEDVEEMVSHAQALVINIGTLDPGLVEAAALAGKKANQLNIPVVLDPVGVGATAFRRRAVTRLMDEVSFAVICGNRAELSFLAKGSWEGKGVDAGSSAAPVDWPFEAVMALTGETDYVNHVAITGGHPLLARVTGTGCLATSLIGLFLAVEQDAQKAAVHALSMLKLAGEMAGAKASGPGSFVPALLDALYHITPEQLEKRVASLL from the coding sequence ATGCTGTTGAGGAAAATCAGGGCGCAATCTCCGCTTATTCACCATATTACCAATCAAGTGGTGATGAACTTTGTGGCTAACGGGACACTGGCTGCCGGCGGCAGTCCTGTCATGTCCCACCATGCTGAGGACGTAGAAGAAATGGTCAGCCACGCCCAAGCTTTGGTGATCAATATTGGCACCCTTGACCCTGGCCTGGTCGAAGCCGCGGCACTCGCCGGAAAAAAAGCCAACCAGCTGAACATTCCCGTTGTGCTGGACCCGGTTGGGGTGGGCGCAACCGCTTTTCGCCGCCGTGCAGTGACACGTTTGATGGATGAGGTCTCCTTTGCCGTGATTTGCGGCAATAGAGCAGAGCTCTCCTTTCTGGCCAAAGGCAGCTGGGAAGGAAAGGGAGTGGATGCCGGCTCGTCTGCTGCTCCCGTCGACTGGCCTTTTGAGGCGGTGATGGCTTTGACGGGAGAGACGGACTATGTCAATCACGTGGCCATAACGGGTGGACATCCCCTGCTGGCCAGAGTGACAGGCACCGGCTGTCTAGCCACTTCCCTGATTGGATTATTTCTGGCTGTGGAACAAGACGCTCAGAAGGCAGCGGTTCATGCCTTAAGCATGCTCAAACTGGCCGGGGAGATGGCTGGCGCTAAGGCATCCGGACCGGGCAGTTTTGTTCCGGCCCTTTTGGATGCTTTGTATCACATTACACCTGAACAGCTGGAAAAAAGGGTGGCATCCCTCTTGTAA
- the adhE gene encoding bifunctional acetaldehyde-CoA/alcohol dehydrogenase translates to MAVKHKEAKPSDLAAVIDTLITNAEHAQREYMHLNQEQVDHIVKEMALAGLDQHMALAKLAVEETGRGVYEDKAIKNIFATEYIYHNIKYDKTVGIIKEDQYNGIVEIAEPVGIVLGVTPVTNPTSTTLFKSLIAVKTRNPIIFAFHPSAQKCSREAARIVRDAAVKAGAPEHCIQWVENPSVETTQALMKHPRVALILATGGASMVKSAYSSGKPALGVGPGNVPCYIEKTAHIKRAVTDLMLSKTFDNGMICASEQAVIVDKDICPEVKAFMADNGCYFLSPAELKKVEKLVINPSTCAVNPDIVGQPAVKIAELAGIKVPDQTKILVAELKGVGPQHPLSREKLSPVLAFYQAKTTEEGLRLAENIIAFGGMGHSAVIHSSNPKVIEAYGKRMKTGRIIVNAPSSQGAIGDGDIYNACIPSLTLGCGTFGHNSTTANVSAIHLINVKRMATRTYNMQWFKVPPKIYFEKGATKYLEKMRDISRVFIVTDPHMEKLGYVDRVLYWLRKRPDYVQVETFSEVEPDPSFDTVLKGAELMKKYEPDVIIALGGGSPIDAAKAMWLLYEYPQVDVNGIKQKFLDIRKRVYKYPLLGKKGKFVAIPTTSGTGSEVTPFSVITDKAENVKYPLADYELTPDVAIIDPEYVLSVPKNVTADTGMDVLTHAIEAYVSNMANDYTDGLAIKAIQLVFEYLPRAYHNGRDEVAREKMHNASAIAGMAFANAFLGINHSLAHKLGAAFDIPHGRANTVLMPHVIRYNALKPTKFSSFPKYEHFVADQRYAEIARVLGLPCRTVEEGVQSLIKAVIDLAKELEMPLSIAECGVGREVFEAQVDQLAEKAFEDQCTTTNPKLPLVSELAEIYRQAYEGYKD, encoded by the coding sequence ATGGCGGTCAAACACAAAGAAGCCAAACCATCTGATTTAGCTGCAGTGATTGACACGTTAATCACCAATGCTGAGCATGCCCAGCGAGAGTATATGCACCTCAATCAAGAGCAAGTGGACCACATTGTCAAGGAGATGGCCCTCGCTGGGTTGGATCAGCATATGGCCTTAGCCAAACTGGCCGTGGAAGAGACCGGAAGAGGTGTCTATGAAGACAAAGCGATCAAAAACATTTTTGCTACTGAATATATCTACCACAATATCAAATACGACAAAACAGTAGGCATCATTAAGGAAGATCAATACAACGGAATAGTGGAAATTGCCGAACCCGTGGGTATTGTGCTGGGGGTGACACCCGTCACCAATCCCACCTCAACAACCTTGTTTAAATCCTTAATCGCCGTTAAAACACGCAATCCTATCATCTTCGCTTTCCATCCTTCTGCTCAAAAATGCAGCCGTGAGGCGGCGCGTATTGTCCGTGATGCAGCGGTCAAAGCAGGGGCACCTGAGCATTGTATCCAATGGGTAGAGAACCCTTCTGTGGAAACCACCCAGGCGCTGATGAAGCATCCTAGAGTGGCCTTAATTCTGGCCACCGGAGGTGCATCCATGGTCAAATCAGCTTACAGCTCAGGCAAGCCGGCCTTGGGTGTGGGACCGGGGAATGTGCCGTGCTACATTGAAAAGACAGCTCACATCAAACGGGCTGTGACCGATTTGATGCTCTCCAAAACTTTTGACAACGGCATGATTTGCGCTTCAGAGCAGGCTGTTATTGTCGATAAAGACATTTGCCCAGAAGTCAAGGCGTTTATGGCTGACAATGGCTGCTACTTTTTATCACCTGCTGAGTTGAAAAAAGTGGAGAAACTGGTGATTAACCCTTCTACCTGCGCAGTGAACCCCGATATCGTCGGTCAACCAGCGGTCAAAATTGCTGAACTGGCCGGTATTAAGGTGCCTGATCAGACAAAAATTCTTGTGGCTGAGCTGAAAGGGGTCGGCCCCCAGCATCCCCTTTCCAGGGAAAAATTAAGTCCGGTTTTGGCCTTTTACCAAGCGAAAACAACAGAAGAGGGCCTCAGGCTGGCTGAGAACATCATCGCCTTTGGAGGCATGGGCCACTCCGCTGTGATTCACTCCAGCAATCCCAAGGTGATTGAAGCCTACGGCAAGCGCATGAAAACAGGACGGATCATTGTCAATGCTCCGTCTTCACAGGGGGCCATCGGCGATGGCGATATTTATAATGCCTGCATCCCCTCGTTGACTTTAGGCTGCGGCACATTTGGCCATAACTCGACCACAGCCAATGTGTCTGCCATCCATCTCATCAATGTGAAACGTATGGCCACACGCACGTACAACATGCAGTGGTTTAAAGTGCCGCCTAAAATTTATTTTGAAAAAGGCGCAACTAAATACCTGGAAAAAATGAGGGACATCAGCCGGGTCTTTATTGTGACAGACCCTCACATGGAAAAGCTGGGTTACGTAGACCGGGTGCTGTACTGGCTGCGCAAACGTCCCGATTATGTCCAGGTGGAAACATTCTCGGAAGTGGAGCCAGATCCCTCCTTTGACACCGTGCTCAAAGGGGCAGAGCTGATGAAAAAATATGAACCTGATGTGATTATTGCCCTGGGCGGAGGATCCCCTATTGATGCAGCTAAAGCAATGTGGCTGTTATACGAATATCCGCAAGTGGATGTAAACGGCATAAAGCAGAAGTTTTTGGATATCCGCAAGCGGGTGTATAAATATCCCTTGTTGGGCAAAAAGGGCAAATTTGTGGCCATTCCAACCACGTCAGGAACCGGGTCTGAGGTCACGCCCTTCTCCGTCATCACGGATAAAGCAGAGAATGTGAAATATCCTCTGGCTGATTATGAATTAACCCCTGATGTGGCCATCATTGACCCGGAGTATGTGCTCAGTGTGCCTAAAAATGTAACGGCAGATACGGGGATGGATGTGCTGACCCATGCCATTGAAGCCTATGTTTCCAACATGGCCAACGACTATACGGACGGATTGGCCATCAAGGCGATCCAGCTGGTGTTTGAGTACTTGCCCCGGGCCTATCATAATGGACGGGATGAAGTGGCCAGAGAAAAAATGCATAACGCTTCGGCCATCGCCGGCATGGCCTTTGCCAATGCCTTCTTGGGCATCAATCACAGCCTGGCCCACAAGCTGGGGGCAGCCTTTGACATTCCCCACGGCAGGGCCAATACGGTCCTGATGCCCCATGTGATCCGGTATAATGCCCTGAAGCCGACCAAATTTTCCTCTTTCCCTAAGTATGAACACTTTGTGGCCGACCAGCGATATGCCGAGATAGCCCGGGTTCTGGGTTTGCCTTGCCGGACAGTGGAAGAAGGGGTACAAAGCCTGATCAAAGCGGTGATTGATCTGGCTAAAGAACTGGAAATGCCCCTCAGCATTGCCGAGTGCGGTGTCGGGCGTGAGGTGTTTGAAGCCCAGGTGGATCAGCTGGCCGAAAAAGCCTTCGAAGACCAGTGCACAACCACCAACCCCAAATTGCCGCTGGTCAGTGAGTTAGCGGAAATTTACCGTCAAGCTTACGAAGGTTACAAAGACTGA
- a CDS encoding DoxX family membrane protein → MFVKFLRESAVAAWLLLIARLWLGWKWLKAGWGKVTGEFDASGYLQGAIAKASGDNPVVQEWWANFLSGFALPNVQLFNFLVAWGELLVGLGLILGTFTTFATLMGVVMNFAFLFSGTISTNPNMVLVAIFILVAGANAGKIGLDRWVIPYIRQGVQALLNRGKELKQTGV, encoded by the coding sequence ATGTTTGTCAAGTTTCTCAGAGAGAGTGCTGTTGCTGCTTGGTTATTATTAATTGCCCGTCTGTGGCTGGGGTGGAAATGGTTGAAGGCAGGTTGGGGCAAAGTGACAGGGGAATTTGACGCTTCAGGGTATTTACAAGGAGCCATTGCCAAAGCCAGCGGAGACAATCCAGTTGTACAAGAGTGGTGGGCCAACTTTTTAAGTGGATTCGCACTTCCGAATGTTCAGTTGTTCAATTTTTTAGTTGCTTGGGGAGAGTTACTTGTCGGTCTGGGTCTTATTTTAGGGACTTTTACAACATTTGCAACTCTGATGGGTGTTGTGATGAACTTTGCTTTCCTGTTCTCCGGAACCATCAGCACCAACCCTAACATGGTGCTAGTAGCCATATTTATCCTGGTTGCTGGGGCCAATGCCGGTAAAATCGGTTTGGACCGCTGGGTCATTCCTTACATCAGACAAGGAGTGCAAGCGCTGCTCAACCGGGGTAAGGAGCTTAAACAAACTGGTGTCTAG
- a CDS encoding PH domain-containing protein, whose product MYDPRRLHPVAILLQTLRLIKELVFTVVFLFISFLSTGVSQKLFLLVTILSGVAIVLFITGSVLYWWRFVYYVNNGELRIEYGIVVRKRRYIPTERIQTINLTTGILHRLFGVTKVEIDTATSSEQAEVSLAAVKLTEAKQLQELLSPDKTETKAGHRDINELALSRPTAGVCFQLSVRDLLVAASTSGSFGILCSILVAVLSQVDQLFPSLNLFELLTNFVQSNLTLILYLVPLIALMSWLAAIVATAVKYANFTLVRRDSDVYVSYGLLEKREFTIPLRRIQAIRIAENPLRQMFGLTTVYIECAGYGQEYGGSRILHPLIPRRDLESFLQAVAPQDWGLDTHWPGQLGIHSVPNRALFCYELRLCLPVILVVIPAVIWLPYGLVAFLILGLASLLAYWQYKDAGWRTSGPLLVLRYRLLSKATILIPKRCVQSAHVNRSFFQRRRKLASIGVRVLSGFGGTFFLVRDVDARDGEALLDWCQPKRVPSGNH is encoded by the coding sequence ATGTATGACCCCCGCCGCCTCCATCCTGTGGCCATCCTTTTGCAAACCTTGCGTCTGATAAAAGAATTAGTTTTCACGGTGGTCTTTTTGTTCATCAGTTTCTTGAGTACTGGGGTCAGCCAAAAGCTCTTTCTGCTGGTGACCATTTTGAGCGGAGTTGCCATCGTGTTGTTCATTACCGGATCCGTTCTTTATTGGTGGCGGTTTGTCTATTATGTAAACAATGGTGAGTTGCGCATTGAATATGGAATAGTGGTGCGTAAACGGCGCTATATTCCAACAGAACGCATCCAAACGATTAATTTGACAACGGGCATCCTTCACCGCCTCTTTGGCGTGACCAAAGTGGAAATTGACACGGCCACCAGCAGTGAACAGGCAGAAGTGTCCTTAGCTGCTGTTAAATTGACGGAGGCTAAACAGCTGCAAGAGCTGTTATCCCCTGACAAAACTGAGACGAAAGCGGGACATAGGGATATCAACGAATTAGCCCTTTCCAGACCAACAGCTGGCGTCTGCTTTCAATTGTCGGTCAGGGATTTACTGGTGGCTGCGTCTACCTCGGGGAGTTTCGGGATACTATGTTCTATTTTGGTGGCTGTTCTCTCTCAAGTGGATCAACTCTTTCCTTCACTTAACTTGTTTGAACTGTTGACCAACTTTGTACAATCCAACCTCACACTCATCTTGTATCTGGTTCCGCTGATCGCGTTGATGTCCTGGCTGGCAGCCATAGTGGCGACCGCAGTAAAGTATGCCAACTTTACACTGGTCCGCAGAGATTCAGATGTGTATGTTTCTTATGGATTGTTAGAAAAACGGGAATTTACAATCCCTCTCAGAAGGATTCAGGCCATCAGGATAGCGGAAAATCCCTTGCGCCAGATGTTTGGCCTGACAACAGTGTATATTGAATGTGCCGGATACGGCCAAGAGTATGGGGGATCACGGATACTACATCCCTTAATCCCCCGCCGTGATCTCGAGTCTTTTTTACAGGCGGTTGCACCCCAAGACTGGGGGCTGGACACCCATTGGCCTGGCCAGCTTGGCATCCATTCTGTGCCGAACCGGGCATTATTCTGCTATGAATTGCGCTTGTGTCTGCCTGTTATTTTGGTGGTGATCCCGGCTGTCATTTGGCTGCCATACGGGTTGGTTGCTTTTCTCATCTTGGGGTTAGCTTCTCTTCTCGCTTACTGGCAATATAAAGATGCTGGATGGAGAACATCGGGACCACTGCTAGTGCTACGATACCGTCTCTTATCTAAGGCCACGATATTGATCCCTAAACGATGTGTTCAGTCAGCCCATGTGAACCGCTCTTTTTTCCAGCGGCGGAGAAAGCTCGCTTCGATCGGTGTGCGTGTTCTATCCGGTTTTGGAGGAACATTTTTCTTGGTCAGAGATGTGGATGCACGAGATGGAGAAGCACTGCTGGACTGGTGCCAGCCAAAAAGAGTGCCATCTGGGAATCACTAA